From the genome of Parasteatoda tepidariorum isolate YZ-2023 chromosome X1, CAS_Ptep_4.0, whole genome shotgun sequence, one region includes:
- the LOC107446591 gene encoding 52 kDa repressor of the inhibitor of the protein kinase-like, whose product MRAKSGDETLKKHINQCGGNAMYISPSIQNELIEICGSIIQETIVDRINKASSFAILADETMDITQTEQLTLCARYIDVRGDVLIVKENFLQFVSIFDSSGRGIAGVILKSIRNLGVNVSKIVRQGYDGASAMRGNFNGAQAAIKELHPTAIYVHCSSHSLNLAISHSCSIQAFRNCVGIVKTITKFIKSSAKRTKILEDIMKTNLSNEKFKKIISFCETRWIENHDAIIRFKELYPEIIQLLEEVKASGNCDASSKADNLISTITKSEFYINLLACRDIFSVTLPLSKALQQIHLDLNGALIHVKSINNTVLNKRKNAEYEFQKLYLELLNTFTSLDLDVKLPRLASYQNHPGNIKNQNTDPEQYFRQSIYIPFLDCFAAQLIERFSKHEDTLASLNKVLPKYCVNVDINLCNFRIYADFIDIENLMGEMEVWASKWNLREPLSRPDTALSAMEECGNIFFPNIYCLLSILATLPITTATAERTFSTLERVKTAIRNATKEERLTGLTLLSIFRDIPVCPKKVIEKFSPNPRRMSL is encoded by the coding sequence ATGAGAGCTAAATCTGGGgatgaaactttgaaaaagcATATTAACCAATGTGGTGGTAATGCAATGTACATCAGTCCATCcattcaaaatgaattaatagaGATTTGTGGTAGCATTATCCAAGAGACAATTGTTGATAGAATCAATAAAGCAAGCTCTTTTGCTATTCTTGCAGACGAAACTATGGACATAACTCAAACTGAGCAGTTGACACTTTGTGCAAGGTACATCGATGTGAGAGGTGATGTGCTAATCGTCAAAGAAAACTTTCTCCAattcgtttcaatttttgacTCTTCTGGACGAGGAATAGCtggtgttattttaaaatcaataagaaatttaggagttaatgtttcaaaaattgtcagACAAGGCTACGATGGAGCATCTGCAATGCGAGGGAACTTTAACGGTGCTCAAGCAGCCATCAAAGAGTTACACCCAACAGCTATTTATGTACATTGCTCCTCACACTCTTTGAATTTAGCAATTAGTCACTCTTGTAGTATTCAAGCTTTTAGAAACTGTGTTGGCATagttaaaacaataacaaaattcaTCAAATCGTCTGCCAAAAGAACGAAAATTTTAGAAGACATCATGAAAACGAATTTGtcgaatgaaaaattcaaaaaaataatatctttttgcGAAACAAGATGGATAGAAAACCATGATGCAATCATTAGATTCAAAGAACTTTATCCAGAAATAATTCAACTTCTCGAAGAAGTAAAGGCTTCTGGAAACTGCGATGCTTCCTCTAAAGCGGACAATCTTATTTCTACTATCACTAAAAGTgagttttacattaatttacttGCTTGTAGAGATATTTTTTCTGTGACTCTCCCACTGAGCAAAGCACTCCAACAAATTCATCTAGATTTGAATGGAGCTTTGATAcatgtaaaatcaataaacaacaCAGttctaaacaaaagaaaaaatgccgAGTATGAATTTCAAAAGCTATATTTGGAACTCCTTAATACTTTCACAAGTTTGGATCTAGATGTAAAACTTCCTAGATTGGCATCCTATCAAAATCACCCTGgcaatataaaaaatcagaacACAGACCCAGAGCAATACTTCCGTCAAAGTATATACATTCCTTTTTTAGATTGTTTCGCTGCCCAACTGATTGAAAGATTTTCGAAGCACGAAGATACTCTTGCATCTCTCAATAAAGTGTTACCTAAGTATTGTGTGAAcgttgatattaatttatgcaatttccGAATCTACGCTGATTTCATTGACATCGAAAACCTCATGGGAGAAATGGAAGTATGGGCATCAAAGTGGAACCTGCGCGAACCCCTTAGTAGACCAGATACGGCACTTTCAGCAATGGAAGAATGTGGCAATATCTTTTTCCCAAACATTTATTGCTTGTTATCAATTTTGGCTACGTTGCCAATCACCACAGCAACTGCAGAAAGAACTTTTTCTACTCTTGAACGCGTAAAAACAGCAATAAGAAATGCTACTAAAGAAGAAAGGCTAACAGGGCtaactttattaagcatatttcgggatattccggtttgtcctaaaaaagtaatcgaaaaattttctccaaatcCCCGTCGCATGtctttgtaa